A segment of the Nasonia vitripennis strain AsymCx chromosome 2, Nvit_psr_1.1, whole genome shotgun sequence genome:
CGCTGAAACATCGATCACTATAGATGGAATAAGATTTGTGGCTGACAGTGGAAAAGTCAAAGAAATGAGTTTTGATCCAATCTGTAAAATGCAAAAACTAAAAGAGTTTTGGATTAGTAAAGCTAGCGCAGAGCAACGAAAAGGAAGAGCTGGAAGAACAGGGCCAGGTGTCTGCTATaggtatttttcaaaatttgtccCTTCTTTCACAGTAATTAGGTTCATAAttatagtaaatttaaaatatttttggaatcAGGCTTTACTCGGGAGATGATTATTCagcatttgaaaaatattcaacaCCAGAATTACAAAGAGTTCCTCTGGATTCTTCTTTGCTTCAAATGATTGCCATGGGTTTACCAGATCCACGCAAATTCCCCTTCATAGAACCTCCACCCGCAGAGAGTATAGAAAATTCGATTTTGTCTTTAAAAGAACACGTAAGTTATACAAAATCATATATTAGATaaggaatttttattttacacaaactatttttaaaatctaggGTGCCTTAACGGAAAACGAAAAATTGACAAACATTGGAAAAACCCTTGCGAGACTTCCTGTTGATATAACGATCGGAAAAATGCTGATTATGGGCTCACTATTTCATCAAGTTGAACCTGTTTTATCTCTGGCTGCTGCTCTAAGTGTTCAGAGCCCCTTTACAAATAGAGCATATAGAGATCTCGATTGTGAAGTATGTAATCATGTCATTATAGCATACCATACTTTTTATGATTGACTTGTAAAGTAGaacgtttacaaattttatttttacgattaTTGTGTTTACAGACATCGAGGAAAAACTTGGAATCTGATCATGGAGATCCCATAACTCTATTAAATGCTTACAAAGAATGGCTGGAAATAAAGCACGCAAATAGCGCGGAAGTGCGTTCTGGAAGTAGTACCAGTAAAAAGTGGTGTAAGAGAAGAGGCCTGGAAGAACAAAGATTTTACGAGATGACCAAACTACGTACTCAATTTAAAGATTTACTTGaagtaatattttttggcaCTACGTGATTAGATTTTCTCAAAATCGcaatgatttattttaatatttgatgATTTTTAGGATTGCAAGTTGCTGCACACATCAGATGTCAACTCTGAAATGTCAAGTTCTGAGCGCATAATAAGACATGGAGAACTAAAATTACTCAGGTCGTTGAAAAGATCGTACAAACAAAATGATACCAATAAACGAAAGAAATTGAAAATCGACGATGACAACATAAGAATAGAAGATGACAAAGAGGATGAGGAAATCGATATCAAAGATGTTGAATTTAGAATGAGAAATGATTTCTCTCAAGTCAGTAATCTAGTCACAGCTTCAACAGCTTGTAGCTATAAAGACTTGACTATGCTCAAGCTGATTTTATGCAGTGGGCTTTACCCTCAATTTGCATCTGCAGATGAATTCAATTATTGCAaggtaaataatttttgtaaaagagATATTTATATTGAGAATCCAGcaataattacaaaattatttttacagactGTGAGTGAGCAACTATTTCATACCAAAGTCAAGCCATTTGTTGCACTGCATCCCATGAGCTTTTTTGGAACTCACCCACAAGTATTACAATTGGAAGAACCCGACATTGTTTCTATTCCAGgatttaaatcaaaaactccTGTCAGCCCTAAGCATCAGCTATTAACATATTTGTGAGTAATGTTTAATCGAAATTAATAGAAACTAGTATTTATTCATTGAAATGTAATCATCCAtcatttattttgaatattcagATCGTTGTTAGAAACTACAAAGCCATACTTAGTAAACACGCTAAGGATACCTGCAGCACAAACATTACTTCTATTTGCCCAAGAGATTGATACCAACTCAACATTTACAACGTGCGTACtcaaaaaactttttattacgattttctttaagaaaaaaattaatgaatcgaattatttcaaaatatagcCTTGCGTGCGACTCATGGATTGCCTTAGATTTCCCTACTCCTGACAGTGGTGCACTTCTATTATTACAAGCAGCAAAATTGCGCCAAAAATGGGACCACTTGTTGAATATTCAACTGCAAGGTAAGAATTTACATACGATTTTTCTACAAGAAGTTACAGTAAAGTATTGAAGAAACACATTATATTTTAGATTCGTCGTCTTTAGAAAATAAACTGGAAAATATCGAAGAATTGGAGCACGAATTGAGCAAAGGACTTGTAGACTTTATGCACACATCGGTACCATATACAGTAAAACGACTGTTGGCAGCCGATTTGAAAAGGATGTATGTTGGTAGAGAAGAGAACTCTACCATTTTAATACCGAATCCTTTTTCGAGCGACTACGAATGTCAGCCTCATGAACGAAAAGGCGGCGTCCGTGTTACCAAGCAAATAACTTTCAATTGGTAAGATATTTCAGTTCTTCTacattttatgaataaatgcGGTGAGCCTAATGTTAAAATACGTTTCAATTATAGCCTTGTAGAAAGCGAATGGAGCGACAGAATATCATGTGAGATGCTCGAAATAGATTGGGAATGTCACACTTGTAATTTTAGAGGTGCTCTTCCGAGTATCGAAAAACTGCAGCATATGAGTGTTTGTAAAAGGGATAATGcctctgaaaaaaataaaagttctgCTCTACCTgtgtcgaagaagaagaatgcTATAGCATATGAGTGTCCAGACTGCCAGAAAACAATGTATCTGCTGCCAACTGAAGTTTTGAAACATAGAAAACAACACGAAACCTGAATTTGCACTAGATGGAAAAATGTCGTACCGacaaattatttgtatactgtaatatattgtaaatatatttgttgaaatatattaattttccaTAAATTAATGacgcatattttttttattctgtatCATAACCATCACTATTCTGCCAAATAGAGTCTTTCATAAGTTAATTATGCAATAAAATTACTGGGTATTAGAGGTgaatatgatttaaaaaaactcaaattatacaacaaaaattatttattttcgtaCTCAAGTCCATggtaaaaaatttgaatacataaagcaacCAGCAATCACATATGCACTAAAGTatccaaataaaattttttctacaGGAGAATACTCCTGCTGAGTAAGGAAGAATACCTTCCATTTAGAAAATATGTTCTCCTGAGAATCGTACTCTATTTCTTTAATTGCTTTTGACAGTTTACTTTTTGGCATAGTTACCAAGGCACAGAACCAATACAGTAAGGGACTAGCTGAGCACAATAGGCGCGTACTTACTTGAATATGCAcaaagaaaatacaaaaaatcgTCAAAAATAATCCGTGCACaacaaaaacaaacatttCTAATGGATACTTTTCGTTATCAGACTTTTGCTTCTTAGCTATGCcagtaaaaaattctgaagTACCAAACTTTGA
Coding sequences within it:
- the LOC100120805 gene encoding probable ATP-dependent RNA helicase DHX34 isoform X1, with protein sequence MKKRKSNKSRRNNDDHRRSKKRNKKLESDSESTSSESNDEFQKKPKQRKHKYSSGEDSSDSDKEHSKRKSLDLEKPKNYFDDDTVDNIAKNRRHSHDDVRKHKDKDHHSSRNNERQKYDDREAGPSREHRYSHSRKHEKRKNAQSSEDEEDSDFSFLKYKYGLNRVLLSLNLVRDLEEFWIFVKKYELMEKKNPKQKKNASSNINQLGIPEDYDKFHRLNFSINYRTKELLLRVEESRELTDARLKKFKDIVTIYVDFKQKEKFQKLKKLRTEQANLPVAQYRDEIIEAVKTERVVIIAGDTGCGKSTQVPQYLYTAGFGQIACTQPRRIACISLAKRVAYETLTENQNEVGYQIRFEKQRNKDTKITFITEGLLLRQVSGEAELSQYDVVVLDEVHERHLHGDFLLGIMKCLIHQRRDLKLVLMSATINIELFSNYFANEDVRVIQVPGRLYPIQLIYKPVLIEDKYSKSERFNPSPYIQIMQIIDKKYPKNERGDLLIFLSGISEITAVVEAAKEYSQKENNWIVLPLHSTLSIADQDKVFGYAPEGVRKCIVSTNIAETSITIDGIRFVADSGKVKEMSFDPICKMQKLKEFWISKASAEQRKGRAGRTGPGVCYRLYSGDDYSAFEKYSTPELQRVPLDSSLLQMIAMGLPDPRKFPFIEPPPAESIENSILSLKEHGALTENEKLTNIGKTLARLPVDITIGKMLIMGSLFHQVEPVLSLAAALSVQSPFTNRAYRDLDCETSRKNLESDHGDPITLLNAYKEWLEIKHANSAEVRSGSSTSKKWCKRRGLEEQRFYEMTKLRTQFKDLLEDCKLLHTSDVNSEMSSSERIIRHGELKLLRSLKRSYKQNDTNKRKKLKIDDDNIRIEDDKEDEEIDIKDVEFRMRNDFSQVSNLVTASTACSYKDLTMLKLILCSGLYPQFASADEFNYCKTVSEQLFHTKVKPFVALHPMSFFGTHPQVLQLEEPDIVSIPGFKSKTPVSPKHQLLTYLSLLETTKPYLVNTLRIPAAQTLLLFAQEIDTNSTFTTLACDSWIALDFPTPDSGALLLLQAAKLRQKWDHLLNIQLQDSSSLENKLENIEELEHELSKGLVDFMHTSVPYTVKRLLAADLKRMYVGREENSTILIPNPFSSDYECQPHERKGGVRVTKQITFNCLVESEWSDRISCEMLEIDWECHTCNFRGALPSIEKLQHMSVCKRDNASEKNKSSALPVSKKKNAIAYECPDCQKTMYLLPTEVLKHRKQHET
- the LOC100120805 gene encoding probable ATP-dependent RNA helicase DHX34 isoform X2 — protein: MKKRKSNKSRRNNDDHRRSKKRNKKLESDSESTSSESNDEFQKKPKQRKHKYSSGEDSSDSDKEHSKRKSLDLEKPKNYFDDDTVDNIAKNRRHSHDDVRKHKDKDHHSSRNNERQKYDDREAGPSREHRYSHSRKHEKRKNAQSSEDEEDSDFSFLKYKYGLNRVLLSLNLVRDLEEFWIFVKKYELMEKKNPKQKKNASSNINQLGIPEDYDKFHRLNFSINYRTKELLLRVEESRELTDARLKKFKDIVTIYVDFKQKEKFQKLKKLRTEQANLPVAQYRDEIIEAVKTERVVIIAGDTGCGKSTQVPQYLYTAGFGQIACTQPRRIACISLAKRVAYETLTENQNEVGYQIRFEKQRNKDTKITFITEGLLLRQVSGEAELSQYDVVVLDEVHERHLHGDFLLGIMKCLIHQRRDLKLVLMSATINIELFSNYFANEDVRVIQVPGRLYPIQLIYKPVLIEDKYSKSERFNPSPYIQIMQIIDKKYPKNERGDLLIFLSGISEITAVVEAAKEYSQKENNWIVLPLHSTLSIADQDKVFGYAPEGVRKCIVSTNIAETSITIDGIRFVADSGKVKEMSFDPICKMQKLKEFWISKASAEQRKGRAGRTGPGVCYRLYSGDDYSAFEKYSTPELQRVPLDSSLLQMIAMGLPDPRKFPFIEPPPAESIENSILSLKEHGALTENEKLTNIGKTLARLPVDITIGKMLIMGSLFHQVEPVLSLAAALSVQSPFTNRAYRDLDCETSRKNLESDHGDPITLLNAYKEWLEIKHANSAEVRSGSSTSKKWCKRRGLEEQRFYEMTKLRTQFKDLLEDCKLLHTSDVNSEMSSSERIIRHGELKLLRSLKRSYKQNDTNKRKKLKIDDDNIRIEDDKEDEEIDIKDVEFRMRNDFSQVSNLVTASTACSYKDLTMLKLILCSGLYPQFASADEFNYCKTVSEQLFHTKVKPFVALHPMSFFGTHPQVLQLEEPDIVSIPGFKSKTPVSPKHQLLTYLSLLETTKPYLVNTLRIPAAQTLLLFAQEIDTNSTFTTLACDSWIALDFPTPDSGALLLLQAAKLRQKWDHLLNIQLQDSSSLENKLENIEELEHELSKGLVDFMHTSVPYTVKRLLAADLKRMYVGREENSTILIPNPFSSDYECQPHERKGGVRVTKQITFNCLVESEWSDRISCEMLEIDWECHTCNFRGALPICSSLFRVRLNLSLMEFV
- the LOC100120805 gene encoding probable ATP-dependent RNA helicase DHX34 isoform X3, which gives rise to MKKRKSNKSRRNNDDHRRSKKRNKKLESDSESTSSESNDEFQKKPKQRKHKYSSGEDSSDSDKEHSKRKSLDLEKPKNYFDDDTVDNIAKNRRHSHDDVRKHKDKDHHSSRNNERQKYDDREAGPSREHRYSHSRKHEKRKNAQSSEDEEDSDFSFLKYKYGLNRVLLSLNLVRDLEEFWIFVKKYELMEKKNPKQKKNASSNINQLGIPEDYDKFHRLNFSINYRTKELLLRVEESRELTDARLKKFKDIVTIYVDFKQKEKFQKLKKLRTEQANLPVAQYRDEIIEAVKTERVVIIAGDTGCGKSTQVPQYLYTAGFGQIACTQPRRIACISLAKRVAYETLTENQNEVGYQIRFEKQRNKDTKITFITEGLLLRQVSGEAELSQYDVVVLDEVHERHLHGDFLLGIMKCLIHQRRDLKLVLMSATINIELFSNYFANEDVRVIQVPGRLYPIQLIYKPVLIEDKYSKSERFNPSPYIQIMQIIDKKYPKNERGDLLIFLSGISEITAVVEAAKEYSQKENNWIVLPLHSTLSIADQDKVFGYAPEGVRKCIVSTNIAETSITIDGIRFVADSGKVKEMSFDPICKMQKLKEFWISKASAEQRKGRAGRTGPGVCYRLYSGDDYSAFEKYSTPELQRVPLDSSLLQMIAMGLPDPRKFPFIEPPPAESIENSILSLKEHGALTENEKLTNIGKTLARLPVDITIGKMLIMGSLFHQVEPVLSLAAALSVQSPFTNRAYRDLDCETSRKNLESDHGDPITLLNAYKEWLEIKHANSAEVRSGSSTSKKWCKRRGLEEQRFYEMTKLRTQFKDLLEDCKLLHTSDVNSEMSSSERIIRHGELKLLRSLKRSYKQNDTNKRKKLKIDDDNIRIEDDKEDEEIDIKDVEFRMRNDFSQVSNLVTASTACSYKDLTMLKLILCSGLYPQFASADEFNYCKTVSEQLFHTKVKPFVALHPMSFFGTHPQVLQLEEPDIVSIPGFKSKTPVSPKHQLLTYLSLLETTKPYLVNTLRIPAAQTLLLFAQEIDTNSTFTTLACDSWIALDFPTPDSGALLLLQAAKLRQKWDHLLNIQLQDSSSLENKLENIEELEHELSKGLVDFMHTSVPYTVKRLLAADLKRMYVGREENSTILIPNPFSSDYECQPHERKGGVRVTKQITFNCLVESEWSDRISCEMLEIDWECHTCNFRGALPTPACSECA